One window of the Bombyx mori chromosome 20, ASM3026992v2 genome contains the following:
- the LOC105841836 gene encoding uncharacterized protein LOC105841836 translates to MMSSKKKKSNESCIDYMFAMKELGRRGKMVDYVATKYIVDGIQDQEINKIMLYGVTTYTELKEKLKIYEILKEKMKKITNTREWSSKSRCYSCGEKSHKSEDCNVFGHISSQCPAKAGASSTTASSARTEQQPKRTYIATKQEGGLQPGGLTTYCARREVVGCGRRRTALCGRPMSSSGQIKADDDDDVDIVGHVMNENVRNEVTRLVDEYRPCQPKEAPIELKITLKDDISVAQRPRCISPKEQDEVDKQVKEWLEQGVIWDSDSSATSEGGSANKTTIDLETLQYLKDESMRTSKSGDVKMLILL, encoded by the exons ATGATGAGTTCTAAAAAGAAAAAGTCAAATGAATCATGCATTGACTACATGTTTGCCATGAAAGAGCTGGGACGCCGAGGCAAAATGGTAGACTACGTTGCTACAAAATATATTGTAGATGGTATACAAGatcaggaaataaataaaataatgctatATGGAGTCACGACGTACACGGAATTAAAggagaaattaaaaatatacgagattttaaaagaaaaaatgaagaaaattacTAATACAAGAGAATGGTCATCAAAATCTCGATGCTATAGCTGTGGAGAGAAGAGTCATAAAAGTGAAGATTGCAACGTGTTCGGCCATATTTCTTCACAATGTCCGGCAAAGGCAGGAGCGTCATCGACTACAGCTAGCAGCGCGAGAACAGAGCAGCAACCGAAACGCACGTATATCGCTACGAAGCAGGAGGGCGggctccaaccaggtggactgacgacttattgcgcacggcgggaagtcgttggatgcggaagacGGAgaaccgcattatgtggaaggcctatgtccagcagtgggcagataaaggctgatgatgatgatgatgttgacaTTGTAGGTCATGTTATGAATGAAAATGTGAGGAATGAAGTGACTAGGTTAGTAGATGAATATCGCCCATGTCAACCTAAAGAGGCTCCCATTGAGTTGAAAATCACACTTAAAGACGACATCTCAGTGGCTCAGCGACCACGATGCATCTCACCAAAAGAACAGGATGAGGTGGATAAACAGGTTAAGGAGTGGCTGGAACAAGGAGTTATTTGG GATTCAGACTCCTCTGCAACCAGTGAGGGTGGTAGTGCTAATAAAACTACAATAGATCTGGAAACCCTGCAATATTTAAAGGATGAGAGCATGAGGACGAGCAAGTCTGGAGATGTAAAAATGCTTATcctactataa